One Kazachstania africana CBS 2517 chromosome 9, complete genome genomic region harbors:
- the TGL3 gene encoding bifunctional triglyceride lipase/lysophosphatidylethanolamine acyltransferase (similar to Saccharomyces cerevisiae TGL3 (YMR313C); ancestral locus Anc_5.2) has translation MLTVKIWLLNIIYATLDNIPPFLWNLLHVITDIYSFWFHKLITYLRPHSRVIYYEAIKDLDSETSYKRWLSTASTVDEITGANLWRRNFFSRRYDFNSVMEQYSILIKCMELQDFDTIREKFSTTGPCMLRNFAGIVDKKLFTKSLIGTKLLIEQYLRKIVESLELLSQSDTTSTSFFQRCKLSLGTTALILQGGSLFGLFHLGVIKGLLSQNLMPNIISGSSMGACIAACYGCCSNDELIQLLDNGFLQIIKNDVELLKSCGYGNVEQHLNLGTLIQNLIHHGYSQDVYLFIQFVLKYIVKDTTFEEAYQTTKKVFNVVIHPTDSSCPNLLNYVTTPNVLISSAIKCSLGSGVLSNDTILLCKNLDNKVVPFLSKEKTKTIKFLAPEHSTDTAVTTSLSNNLNSPYTRLTELFNVNNFIVSLARPYLAPLVVTDLKHEIKTSKYYYYKRYPETDQKYYMNLPELGIPQLNFTEMEPLAFKFKYHLERKLKNIITMEFHHRMQVLDRLGLLSSWIKRLTIDEKIPRSAMEISIVPKIKSLSITRIIEGQLDNIPYWINCGERSTWPVLALIKTRCIVEFKLDEIIKNKNEVQENNNT, from the coding sequence ATGTTGACAGTTAAAATTTGGCTGCTAAATATAATCTACGCAACCTTGGACAATATCCCACCGTTTCTATGGAACCTATTGCATGTAATTACCgatatttattcattttggTTCCATAAGTTAATTACCTATTTGAGACCCCACTCAAGGGTGATTTACTACGAGGCAATAAAAGATTTAGATTCAGAAACTTCGTACAAACGATGGCTATCGACTGCTTCAACGGTAGATGAAATCACAGGTGCAAATCTTTGGAGACGAAATTTCTTCTCAAGACGTTACGATTTCAATTCTGTAATGGAACAATACTCCATTCTAATTAAATGTATGGAAttacaagattttgataCCATTAGAGAAAAATTCTCCACTACGGGACCGTGTATGTTAAGGAATTTTGCAGGTATTGTAGATAAGAAACTCTTTACCAAGTCATTGATCGGTACAAAATTGTTGATTGAACAGTATCTTAGAAAAATTGTCGAAAGCTTAGAACTTCTGTCACAATCAGACACAACATCAACGTcatttttccaaagatGCAAACTTTCACTAGGTACTACGGCTTTAATCTTACAAGGTGGCTCTCTTTTCGGATTATTCCATCTTGGTGTCATCAAGGGTCTTTTGtcacaaaatttaatgCCAAATATTATTAGTGGTTCATCAATGGGTGCATGTATCGCTGCATGCTATGGTTGTTGTAGTAACGATGAATTAATTCAGTTGCTGGACAACggctttcttcaaattattaaaaatgacGTAGAATTGTTAAAATCATGTGGTTACGGAAATGTCGAACAACATTTAAATTTGGGTACTTTAATTCAAAACTTAATTCATCATGGTTATTCACAAGATGTTTATctatttattcaatttgttttgaaatatattgtTAAAGATACCacttttgaagaagcttATCAGACTACAAAGAAAGTTTTCAACGTTGTCATTCATCCAACTGACAGTTCATGCCCAAACCTATTAAATTATGTTACCACACCAAATGTCCTTATAAGTTCTGCCATTAAGTGTAGTTTGGGTTCTGGAGTATTGTCAAATGATACAATACTactttgtaaaaatttagataataaagttgtaccatttttatcaaaggaAAAGACAAAgacaataaaatttttagcTCCAGAACATTCTACTGACACTGCAGTAACAACATCgttatcaaataatttaaattctCCATATACAAGATTGACtgaattattcaatgtcaataattttattgtCTCATTAGCAAGACCTTATTTGGCACCACTGGTTGTCACCGATCTGAAGCATGAAATTAAGacatcaaaatattattattacaaacGTTATCCAGAGACAgatcaaaaatattatatgaACTTACCTGAACTGGGAATACCACAATTAAATTTTACTGAAATGGAACCATTGgcattcaaatttaaatatcatttagaaagaaaattgaaaaatatcattacAATGGAGTTCCATCATAGAATGCAAGTCTTAGATAGATTAGGATTATTAAGTTCATGGATTAAAAGATTAACTATTGACGAAAAAATACCAAGAAGTGCAATGGAAATTTCTATTGTAccaaaaattaaatcattatcaataacAAGAATTATAGAAGGTCAATTAGATAATATTCCCTATTGGATAAACTGTGGAGAGAGAAGTACGTGGCCAGTATTGGCTCTAATTAAGACAAGATGTATTGTCGAATTtaaattagatgaaatcattaaaaataaaaatgaagtccaagaaaataataatacttaA
- the SSC1 gene encoding Hsp70 family ATPase SSC1 (similar to Saccharomyces cerevisiae ECM10 (YEL030W) and SSC1 (YJR045C); ancestral locus Anc_1.474): protein MLSAKSILSRSSLSKSVVSISTRLQSTKVQGQVIGIDLGTTNSAVALMEGKIPKIIENSEGSRTTPSVVAFTKEGERLVGIPAKRQAVVNPENTLFATKRLIGRRFEDKEVQRDIKQVPYKIVKHTNGDAWVEARGQSYSPSQIGGFVLNKMKETAEAYLGMTVKNAVVTVPAYFNDSQRQATKDAGQIVGLNVLRVVNEPTAAALAYGLEKSDSKVVAVFDLGGGTFDISILDIDNGVFEVKSTNGDTHLGGEDFDIYLLREIVSRFKTETGIDLENDRMAIQRIREAAEKAKIELSSTVSTEINLPFITADASGPKHINMKFSRAQFETLTEPLVKRTVDPVKKALKDANLSTSDISDVILVGGMSRMPKVIETVKQLFNKEPSKAVNPDEAVAIGAAIQGAVLSGEVTDVLLLDVTPLSLGIETLGGVFTRLIPRNTTIPTKKSQIFSTAAAGQTSVEIRVFQGERELVRDNKLIGNFNLSGIPPAPKGVPQIEVTFDIDADGIINVSARDKATNKDSSITVAGSSGLSDAEIEQMVNDAEKFKTQDEARKKSIETANKADQLANDTENSLKEFEGKLDKAEAQKVKDQIASLREIVAKVQAGEEVNAEELKTKTDDLQTASMKLFEQMYKNQDSSSSNTQSNEGGETKQ, encoded by the coding sequence ATGCTATCTGCCAAGAGTATACTAAGTAGGTCTAGTCTATCGAAGTCCGTTGTTTCGATTTCAACGCGTCTACAATCCACCAAGGTTCAAGGTCAAGTTATCGGTATTGATTTGGGTACCACGAACTCTGCTGTGGCCTTGATGGAAGGTAAGATTCCTAAGATCATTGAGAATTCGGAAGGTTCAAGGACCACGCCTTCCGTCGTGGCCTTCACGAAGGAAGGTGAGAGATTGGTTGGTATTCCAGCTAAACGTCAAGCTGTTGTTAATCCTGAAAATACTTTATTTGCTACAAAGCGTTTGATTGGTAGAAGATTCGAAGATAAGGAAGTTCAAAGAGATATCAAGCAGGTTCCTTACAAGATCGTCAAGCACACCAACGGTGATGCGTGGGTCGAGGCAAGAGGTCAATCTTATTCACCATCTCAAATTGGGGGTTTCGTTCTAAATAAGATGAAGGAAACCGCTGAAGCATACTTGGGTATGACTGTTAAAAACGCAGTCGTCACCGTGCCAGCTTATTTCAATGACTCTCAAAGACAGGCTACAAAGGACGCCGGTCAAATTGTCGGTTTGAACGTTTTACGTGTGGTCAACGAACCAACTGCCGCTGCTTTAGCTTACGGTCTGGAAAAATCAGATTCAAAAGTCGTCGCAGTTTTCGATTTAGGTGGTGGTACCTTTGATATCTCCATCTTAGATATTGATAATGGTGTCTTCGAAGTCAAATCCACTAATGGTGATACCCATTTAGGTGGTGAAGATTTCGATATTTACTTACTAAGAGAAATTGTTTCTCGTTTCAAGACTGAAACTGGTATcgatttagaaaatgatcGTATGGCCATTCAAAGAATAAGAGAGGCAGCAGAAAAGGCCAAGATTGAATTATCTTCAACCGTCTCAACGGAAATTAACTTACCTTTTATCACAGCAGATGCTTCTGGTCCAAAACATATCAACATGAAGTTCAGCAGAGCTCAGTTCGAAACTTTGACCGAACCTTTAGTCAAGAGGACTGTCGATCCAGTGAAGAAAGCATTAAAGGATGCTAACTTATCCACTTCCGATATTTCTGACGTCATTTTGGTTGGTGGTATGTCCAGAATGCCAAAGGTGATTGAAACCGTCAAACAATTATTCAACAAAGAACCATCAAAGGCTGTTAACCCAGATGAAGCTGTTGCCATTGGTGCTGCAATTCAAGGTGCTGTTTTATCTGGTGAAGTCACTGATGTCCTTCTATTGGATGTTACCCCATTATCCCTTGGTATTGAAACTTTAGGTGGTGTTTTCACTAGATTGATTCCAAGAAACACTACAATCCCAACTAAGAAATCTCAAATTTTCTCCACCGCTGCAGCAGGTCAAACTTCTGTCGAAATTAGAGTCTTCCAAGGTGAAAGGGAATTAGTCAGAGACAACAAGTTGATTGGTAACTTCAACTTATCCGGTATTCCTCCAGCTCCAAAGGGCGTTCCACAAATTGAAGTCACTTTTGATATCGATGCTGATGGTATCATCAACGTTTCTGCAAGAGACAAAGCCACAAACAAGGATTCCTCCATCACAGTTGCCGGTTCCTCTGGTTTATCTGATGCTGAAATTGAACAGATGGTTAACgatgctgaaaaattcaagacTCAAGATGAAGCTAGAAAGAAGTCCATTGAAACCGCAAACAAGGCTGATCAACTAGCAAATGACACCGAAAACTCCTTGAAAGAATTCGAAGGTAAATTAGACAAGGCCGAAGCACAAAAGGTCAAGGACCAAATTGCCTCATTGAGAGAAATTGTTGCCAAGGTTCAAGCCGGTGAAGAAGTAAACgctgaagaattgaagacCAAGACTGACGATTTACAAACTGCTTCCATGAAATTGTTCGAACAAATGTACAAGAACCaagattcttcttcttccaacACCCAATCAAATGAAGGTGGCGAAACCAAACAATAA
- the PRE5 gene encoding proteasome core particle subunit alpha 6 (similar to Saccharomyces cerevisiae PRE5 (YMR314W); ancestral locus Anc_5.1), translating to MFRNNYDGDTVTFSPTGRLFQLEYAIEAIKQGSVTVGLRSKNYACVVALKRNADELSSYQKKIIKCDDHMGLSLAGLAPDARVLSNFLRQQCNYSKLVFNRDLSVEKAGFLLSDKAQKNTQSYGGRPYGVGLLVVGYDKTGPHLLEFQPSGNVMELYGTAIGARSQGSKTYLERVLDEFKELEDEDPESIIKVGVQAIQQSLKDEVLNTDNLSIGIVGKDLPFTVYDGERVAKYL from the coding sequence ATGTTTAGAAACAATTACGACGGTGATACGGTCACGTTCTCTCCTACAGGTAGATTATTCCAGCTGGAATACGCAATTGAAGCGATTAAACAAGGTAGTGTGACCGTGGGTTTACgttcaaaaaattatgcATGTGTAGTAGCTTTAAAGAGAAATGCTGATGAATTGTCCTCGTatcagaagaaaattataaaatgtGATGATCATATGGGCCTCTCTCTAGCAGGATTGGCGCCAGATGCTAGAGTATTGAGTAATTTCTTAAGACAACAATGtaattattcaaaattggtaTTTAATAGAGACTTATCGGTGGAAAAAGCTGGTTTTTTATTATCCGATAAGGCACAGAAGAACACTCAATCGTATGGTGGTAGACCATATGGTGTGGGTCTTCTGGTAGTCGGTTACGATAAAACGGGACCTCATCTTTTGGAATTCCAGCCTTCTGGGAACGTAATGGAATTGTACGGTACCGCCATCGGTGCACGTTCACAAGGTTCAAAGACTTATCTAGAAAGAGTCCTTGACGAATTCAAGGAattggaagatgaagatcCTGAGAGTATAATCAAAGTGGGTGTTCAAGCCATTCAACAGtctttgaaagatgagGTCTTAAACACAGacaatttatcaattggTATCGTCGGTAAAGATCTTCCTTTCACAGTTTACGATGGTGAACGTGTCGCAAAATACTTATAG
- the VPS55 gene encoding Vps55p (similar to Saccharomyces cerevisiae VPS55 (YJR044C); ancestral locus Anc_1.473): MKFKVSPLTKIISLSGFLALGFLLVILSCALFHNYYPLFDILLFLVAPLPNSLFGSGSTAYSTSDFMTDSTHAGQDFAHFLTGTFVTSGITLPLILYHCQYITSVSCAMSILGGLIIYSSIVIFSWFFNSNWDGDEDALFN; encoded by the coding sequence atgaagttcAAAGTGTCTCCATTGACTAAAATTATATCGTTGTCGGGTTTCTTAGCCCTTGGTTTTCTACTGGTGATTTTAAGTTGTGCACTATTTCATAATTACTATCCACTATTCGATATCTTACTTTTTCTAGTGGCACCTTTACCAAACTCACTGTTTGGATCAGGATCTACCGCTTACAGTACTTCTGATTTTATGACGGATTCTACACATGCTGGTCAAGATTTCGCACATTTCTTAACTGGTACTTTCGTCACTAGCGGTATCACATTACCATTAATCTTATACCACTGTCAATATATTACATCCGTCAGTTGTGCCATGAGCATACTAGGTGGTCTGATCATTTATTCAAGCATCgttatattttcttggtTTTTCAACAGCAATTGGGATGGTGATGAAGATGCCCTATTCaattaa
- the TAH11 gene encoding Tah11p (similar to Saccharomyces cerevisiae TAH11 (YJR046W); ancestral locus Anc_1.475), protein MSRLPVIDLDAVSSEDDILPVLKAILVNYDTFLLKNYANTLDTGSLGEIDLEQGFDANFTGTVQIEEHTYLEQYIATTDTSLQFDRACTDQGLNKISAKLLKLAIFFGQLALNAMDGTNDIDLEKHYSTKLTRYYSAQAGNMTLFDGESIEYLSPKNYTTHVSTGILTIFPQACGIRYKPITTSNDDNVWTVVDEPDCLLFHTGTYLQTISHGLHSTSPIQIDINRHNILHLTVYPEMGLQVGAEETIASLLLKQQIVELPSVGGTYYQDELSRLNLKKKIKFYGKLFATVETIVSLNYISKPRDMAMEVDKILVQCTNLMQNKITEDDFLKMLSIWPGVYNVEVNFNGELTVRLPFSNNLLKLTNNSRKLQYVQLIEAWYEKQLQRRHGAPAEDLDPVKFQKRHYHRDGLVKANKTTTRRTYISNSKDKFIFQEKRDDSQVNLLNRIKAKERTAMEELQLRESQYDKFLKVKMQKIMSILQTLVENEPYTMTYLNSLVVDSLRDGNNPISEEESEQCLLKIQQWLGEDTMRLITVKNGLKVLKWRGLNGVTL, encoded by the coding sequence ATGAGTAGGTTGCCAGTGATAGATTTGGATGCTGTATCTTCCGAGGATGACATTTTGCCTGTTTTGAAGGCTATTTTGGTGAATTACGATACTTTCCTGCTGAAGAACTATGCCAACACGTTAGATACTGGGTCTTTGGGTGAGATCGATTTGGAACAAGGCTTCGATGCGAATTTCACCGGGACAGTGCAGATTGAAGAGCATACGTATCTGGAACAGTACATTGCTACTACGGACACGAGTCTGCAATTCGACAGAGCATGCACTGATCAGGGTTTGAACAAGATTTCTGCCAAATTGCTGAAATTggccattttttttggtcaATTGGCATTGAATGCCATGGATGGGACCAACGATATCGATTTGGAGAAGCATTATTCTACGAAATTGACTCGTTACTATTCTGCACAGGCTGGTAACATGACGTTGTTTGACGGTGAATCCATCGAGTACCTCTCACCAAAGAATTATACGACACACGTAAGCACAGGTATCTTAACGATTTTCCCACAGGCATGCGGAATCAGATACAAACCTATCACGACGTCCAATGACGATAATGTATGGACCGTAGTGGATGAACCGGATTGTCTTTTGTTCCATACGGGCACATATTTACAGACTATTTCTCATGGGTTGCATTCGACATCACCGATTCAAATTGACATCAATAGACATAACATCTTGCATTTGACTGTGTACCCTGAAATGGGACTCCAAGTAGGGGCCGAAGAGACCATTGCTTCGTTACTATTGAAACAACAGATAGTGGAATTACCGAGTGTTGGTGGCACGTATTACCAGGATGAACTATCGAGATTgaacttgaagaaaaagataaaattttatgGGAAATTGTTCGCCACTGTGGAGACTATTGTGTCGTTGAATTACATAAGTAAGCCTCGTGATATGGCCATGGAGGTGGACAAGATCTTGGTCCAATGTACGAATTTGATGCAAAATAAGATCACAGAGGATgattttctgaaaatgCTATCGATATGGCCAGGTGTTTACAACGTGGAGGTGAATTTTAATGGAGAATTGACTGTTAGATTACCTTTCTCCAATAATCTTCTGAAATTGACGAACAATTCAAGAAAGTTACAGTACGTTCAACTGATCGAAGCATGGTATGAAAAACAGTTGCAAAGGCGTCATGGTGCACCAGCGGAAGATCTTGACCCTGtaaagtttcaaaagagACATTACCATCGTGATGGACTGGTCAAAGCCAACAAGACGACCACAAGGAGAACGTACATTTCCAACTCAAAAgacaaattcattttccaaGAGAAAAGAGATGATTCACAAGTAAATCTACTGAACAGAATCAAAGCAAAAGAGAGAACTGCCATGGAGGAACTACAATTGAGAGAATCCCAATAcgataaatttttaaaagtCAAGATGCAAAAGATAATGAGTATATTACAAACTCTTGTCGAGAATGAGCCGTACACAATGACGTATCTCAATTCCCTGGTGGTAGATTCATTGAGAGATGGTAATAACCCAAtaagtgaagaagaatctgaGCAATGTCTCTTGAAGATCCAGCAATGGCTAGGTGAGGACACGATGAGATTGATCACTGTGAAGAACGGGTTGAAAGTTTTAAAATGGCGGGGATTAAATGGTGTGACGTTATGA